TCGCCGCTTTCCTCCGTTCTATCGTTCTTGCTAGAACGAAGAATGGGGCCGCGATCAACTGCCCCGACGCCTCATCGCTGGCGCGATAGGTAGGGCCGGCGGGGCAATCGCCCGGGCGGTATTCCCGCGCGTTCGGGGGCGTGGCATTGCCATCGACCGAGGTGCGGGCAAAACGCCCCTCTGCATCTTCTGCATGGCGCCGACGACCTGCGCGGCACGATGATCGGATCGGAGACTTTTGATGGTCAAAGCAACGCTGTCGCCTGCCGTCCCCAAGCCGGATCACGTGCCGGATGCGCTCGTCTACGACTTCGACTATTACTTCGACCCCGCTCTGCTCGAGAACGCGCACGATCGGATCCTGCAGATCGCTGCGGAGGCGCCGCCGATCTTCTGGTCGCCGCGACAGGGCGGCAGCTGGTTCATGCGCAGCCACGACGCGACCTACAAGGCGTCGCGCGACACCGATACGTTCAGCAACGGGCCGTTCCCGTTCGAGATGATCGCGCACATGAATGCCGGCAAGCCGGACAACCAGAAGGCGTTGATCCCGCTGCCGATCACGATCGACCCGCCGCATCACGCGACCTATCGTGGCCCGTTGCAGAAGCCGTTCGGGCCAAAGGCGATGCTCGCGCTGAAGGACAATATCCGCGCGCTCGCGATCGAGCTGATCGAAGGCGTCAAGGCGGATGGCAAATGCGAGTTCATGACCGCGATCGCCGAACCGCTGCCCGTCACGGTGTTCCTGCAGCTGTTTGGTCTCCCGCTCGAGCGGCAGCGCGTCTATCGCGACCTCGTCGCGGAGCATATGCACTCGCCGCTCGCGCACGACCCGCAAGAGATCCAGCGTCGCCTGCGCCGGGTCGCCGAGGTCATGCGCGAGACGATCCTCGAGCGGCAGGCCGAGCCGCGCGACGATATCCTGTCCATGCTGTGGCAATCCGAATTCGACGGTCGGCCGGCCAACCTGCACGATATCGAGAATTATGCGGTGATGCTGTTCCTGGCCGGGCTCGACACGGTGATGAACGGCATGGGGCTGGGCGTGCGGCATCTGGCGATGCATCCCGAACTGCAGGAACAGCTGCGTGCCGATGTCTCGCTGATCCCCGAGGCGGCGGAGGAACTGCTGCGCCGCTATACCTTCACCGTGCCGCCACGCTTCGTCGCGCGGGACAGCGAGTTCGAGGGCGTGACGATGAAGAAGGGGGAGCGGGCGATGATCTTCCTGCCCGCCGCCGATCTCGATCCGAGCGAATTCAAATCGCCCGAGGACTATAACCTGGCGCGCGAGAACAAGGTGCATATCGCGTTCGGCACCGGCCCGCATCGTTGCCTGGGCTCGCATCTCGCGCGGATCGAATTGCAGGTCCTGTACGAGGAAATGGTGACTCGCCTGCCGACCTTCCGGCTTGATCCCGACAAGCCGCTGACATTCCACGGCGGCAACGTCATCGGGCCCAACCAGGTCCATCTGGTATGGGACGTCTGAATGGTCTGGCAGCGCTCCCGCGTCCGCCTCGACAACGATAATCGCGCGTTCTGGACGGGAGGCGCCGACGGCAAGCTGAACATCGCCCGGTGCGGGGATTGCGGCGGGTTCATACACCCACCGCGGGAGGTCTGCCGGCATTGCCTGTCGGACAAGGTCGCGCCGTTCGCGGTGGCCGGGACCGGCGTGATCGACAGCTACACGGTGAACCACCAGGCGTGGGCGAAGGACATGCCGGTTCCGTTCGTCATCGCGCGCGTCGCGCTCGACGATGCACCGGGCGTGTATCTGACGACCAACATCGTCGGGTGCCCGGTCGAGGACGTCGATATCGACGATCGCGTGCGGGTGGTGTTCGAGGAGCAGGACGGGATCTGGTATCCCCTGTTCGAGAAGGTCGCGTGACCGAGGCGTTCATCACCGGGATCGGCATGTCCGAGGTGGGCGTGCGGCTGGCGCGGTCGCCGCTCGGGCTGACGCTGGATGCGGTGCGCGAAGCGATTGCCGATGCGGGGCTGACGCTCGACCAGATCGACGGCGTCGCGACCTATCCCGGCAAGATGCAGGCGTTTCTCGGGTTCTCGCCGATCGGAGCGGACGACGTGATCGAGGCCTTCGGGCTGACCACGCGCTGGCATGTGGGGGCAGCGGAGACGACCGCGCAGCTGGGCGCGATCGCCGAGGCGGCGGCGGCGGTGAAGGCGGGCCTCGCCCGGCACGTGATCTGCTTCCGCACGGTCTATGAAGCCGCGGCGATGGCGCGGCCGGACGAATTCCCGCCGATGGAACGACGCAAGGACGTGACCGGGAATTCGCAATGGGTGTCCCCCTTCGGGGCATTCTCCGCCGCCAACTGGACGGCGCAATTCGCGACACGCCACATGAAGCGATATGGTCTGACGCGCGAGCAACTCGCGCAGGTCGCGATCAACGATCACGCCAATGCAGCGCTCAACCCGCGCGCGATCGTCAAGCAGCCGCTCAGTCTCGACACGTACATGTCCGCACGGATGATCTCGACGCCGTTCTGCCTGTACGATTGCGATCGCTTCACCGATTGCTCGACCGTCGTGATCGTGTCGGCCGGCGACGCGCTGGACGAGGTCCGGACGATTCCGGTCCGGATCGCCGCGTCGGCAGGGTCGGTCGAGCGGTATTCCTGGGATCAGGCGGAATGGGCCAGCGCCTACCCGACCGGCCGCGATCTGTGGAAGAACACGGACTACCGCGTCGACGACGTCGATACGGTGCAACTCTATGACGGCTTTTCCTTTCAGCCGATCACCTGGCTGGAAGGGCTCGGGTTCTGCCCGGTCGGGGAGGGGGGGCGTTTCCTCGAAGGCGGCAAACGTATCGCGCGCGATGGCGACCTGCCGATGAATACCGGCGGCGGGCAGCTCGGCTGGGGCCGGCTGCACGGCTTCGGCTTCGCGTACGAGGCCGTGGTCCAGCTGCGCGGCGAGGGCGGCGCGCGCCAGATCGGCGGAAATCCGCGCGTGGCGGTGGCGACTTCGGGCGGGGGGCCGATGGCGGCGGCGTTGCTCCTCGCGAGGGACTGACGCGGTGCGCGGGTTCCACCGCGACGTACTCATCTCTCCCGAACCGGGTGCGGTCAGTGCGTGGGTGGAGGACGATTATCACCACATGGGCGTCACGTTGCACCATGACGGCGCCTGCATCTCGCGGGTCGAATCGGCGATGGTTCGCGCGCCCTGGTCGACTTGCCCCGGCGCGGTGGTGCAGCTTGCAAAGACCTTCACCGGCGTCGCACTCGAGGAGGCGGCGCGGCGGGGCGAGAAGACGCTGAACTGTACACACCTGCACGACATGACCGTCATCGCCGCGGCGCACGCGCATGAGGCGAACGCCATGCGCTATTCCATCACCGTCAGCGACGCGGTGGCGGGCGAGCGGGTCGCCGCGATCGCGCGCGACGGCGTGCCGCTGCTGCGGCTGGTCGAACAGGATGGCCTGCTGGCGGAACCGGCGGGTAAGACGCTGTTCGAACTCGGCGACTGGATCGCGTCGCTCCCCACGCCGATGCGCGAGGCGGCGCGGTTGCTGCGATGGGCTGCGATCATCGCCCATGGCCGCGCGATCCCGCTGGAACGGCAATCCGATGCGACGCGGATGCCGGCGAACTGTTTCACGTTTCAACCCGGTCGCAAGGACCATGCGATCCGGATCGGACGGATCATGGACTTCTCGTCGGATCGGACCGGGCCGTTGCACGATCCCCAGGCTTGATGCGCGACGGGTCGAGTGCCGGCGGTCGACAGGGGCCGGCAACGATGCCAGCCCCCGATTGAGCAAACAGCCGCGTCAGTTGTGAACCCGCTCGGGCGCTGCCGAATGGCGGGGGACCATCATCGCGAGCGGCATACGGGACGGGACGGGCGTCGATCGCGCGCCGGACTCGAACAGCGGCTGGACGTCCGCCAGTACGTCCGGCTCCGGGCAGCAGCAACGCGTCACGGCATCGTTCAGCGTCCGCAGGAGGCTGGCGGTATCGACCTGTTCGCTGACGTCGTGAACGAAGCCGATCGCGAGCGGCTGGTTCATCGGCTGGATGGGGAACAACACGCAGGCGACCTGCGCGGGGGTTCCGAACCCGACTCCGCCGGCAATCTGACCATCGACACGACATTGCTGCATATGCGCGGCCATGTCGGCGAAGCTGAACTTGCGTTCGTCGCTCGCCTCGGCGTTGATACGGCGCAGCATGCTGTCGCGGCGGCCTTGCGGGATCGTCGAGAGGAGGAGGCGGCCAGCCGCGGATTCGGTCAGATGGTCCTTCTGGCCGCCGCTGATCGCGAACGGGTTGGCGGTACGCAGCGGGCGCTGACCCTCGCGCCAGGAGTAAACCTGGACCCTGAGGCCGACCATGCCGAACACCGCGACGCCGAGACCGGTCTGCGCGCTGAGCCGATCGATCAACCCGGTCAGGCGACCGTCCCGGACGATGTCGGGCTGCGCGGCGCAACCCAGCATGGCGGCACGCGGGGTCGGCGAATAGGAACGCGACTGCGGATCCTTGTAGAGCAGGCCGACCTCCACGAGGCTGGAGAGCAATTCCGACGTGCTCGACTGCGGCCGATCGAAGCGACGGACGATATCCATCACCGTTGCCTGCGGGTGGGATTCGTCAAAGAACTCAAGCACTTCGATTACCCGCTTGGCAATCTTCGCCTTGTTCGAGCCTTGGGTCGTTGCAGCCATTTCGCTCTCCTATCGTTTTTTTAATGAACAACGTTGTTGGATAAGCGCCGATCATTGTCAATAAACCGAGACTGTCTCCGTTTTTTGTGCGGTACGGGATTTTAGTCTGCGCAGGTGGGGCCGATGCGCCCGTTTTGGGCGGGAAAACGCCGGAAAACCGTGAGCATCTCGGTTTTGCACCGCAACAATCCAGACGAGGCCTGCGAAAAATATTTTTAAGTTTCGTTGGGCCCGAGTGTTGCGATGTAAAACTACGCGCGCGTCGCTCGGCGCGTTGTGCGGCGCGTCCATGGCCCCGAATCGGGCCAGATTAACGACGGGCCCGTCGATCGTGGCAGGGTTACGCGATCGCGCCCTTGGCCTTGAGCGCTTCGATCCGGTCCCAGTCGAGCCCGAGCTCCATCAGCACGAGTTCGGTGTGTTCCGACGCCTGCGGCGCGCGCGTGGTCTCGAGCGGCTTGCCATCGAATTGCACGGGGCCGCGCACCAGCCGCAGCGGCGCACCCCGGTCGCCACCCTCGACCTCGACGATCATGTCGTTGGCGATCGCCTGTTCGTCGGTCAGCAGATCCTCGAAGCTTTGGATCGGCGCCCATTGTCCCTTCATCGTCTTCAGGTGCTGGCGCCAATAGGCAAAGGGCTGCGCGGCGAATGCCTTGACGAGAATGTCGCTGGCCGCGCCGGCGTTCTCGATGAGCAGCCTGACGTCGGCGAAACGCGGGTCGGCCGCGGCTTCGGGGACGCCGACATGCGCGAACGTATCCGCGATCAGCCCGGTCGGACTGACCATGCACAGATTGATCGTGCCGCCGTCCGACGTGCGGAAGTTGCCCATGAACGGATTGCGCGTGGAACCGCCCGAGCTCGGCATCGGATTGCGCGTGACGATGCCGGTCTCCATCACCTGCGAGACGAGCGCGCCGGACGCCCACCAGGCCGCGCTCAGCAGCGAGACATCGAGTTCTACGCCTTCGCCGGTCTTCTCGCGATTGTAGAGCGCGGCGGCGATGCCGCCGGCGATGAACATGCCGCCGATCGAGTCGCCGAACGCGGCGATGCCTTGCGTCAACGGTCCTTCCATCTCGGCCGGCGTCATCGAATAGGCGACGCCGCTCCGCGACCAGAAACAGGTGCCGTCGAACCCCCCGACCTCGCGCTCGGGCCCCTTGTTGCCGAGCGCCGACCCGCGTGCGTAGATGATGTCGGGGTTCACCGCCCGGATATGCTCGACGTCGAACTTGTTCTTCTGACGAACCTGCGGAAGATAGTTGGTGAGGAACACGTCGCAGGTCTTGGCCAGCTCGTAGAGGACGGCCTGTCCTTCCGGCGTGGATACATCGATGCCGACGCTGCGCTTGCCGCGGTTGGGGTGTTCGAACAGGGTGTGGCGCTGGGGATCGAGCGTAACGCCGCCCATGTTGAGGAAGCCGCGCTGGGTATCGCCCCGCACGGGATGCTCGATCTTGATCACGTCCGCGCCCCAATCGGCGAGTATGCCGCCGGCGGCGGGCACGAAGGTGAACTGGGCGACTTCAAGTACGCGGACGCCCTTCATCACGTGAGTCATCTTTGGTGCTGCCCCCATTCCTGTACCAAAAGCCTAGCCTTCGGTGATGGGGCGGCAAGGCGAGGGGCATCGGCTATCGCCGCCACGATGCGCGATGGGGCGCTAACGCCTCGGCGATATTCTGCGACCCCACGTTGATGAAGCCTGCGTGGCTCTCGATAGCCGGGGAACGCTTTGGGAGAGACAGCATGAAGATCGACACGTCGCTATCCGCCATCGTCACTGGCGGTGCATCGGGTCTCGGCCTCGCTACCGCGACCGCGCTCGCTGCGGCAGGGGTGAAGGTCGCGATCTTCGACATCGCCGAGAATGGTGACGCGGTCGCGGCCGGCATCGGTGCCAATTTCCACCATGTCGACATCATGTCGGAGGAGAGCGCGCTCGCCGGGTTCGAGAGCGCGCGCTCGGCGAACGGGCAGGAGCGGATCCTCGTTCACTGCGCGATGGTCGCCAAGGGTGGAAAGACCGTCAGCAGGGACAAGGCGACCGGCGGGTTCAAGCGGCTGTCGACCGAGGACTTCGCGGTGTCGGCGCAGGGCATCCTCGTGGCGAGCTATCGGATGGCGTCGATCGCCGCACTGGGCATGGCCGCGCTGGAGCCGCTCGAGGACGGCGAGCGCGGAACGATCATATTGACCTCGAGCGCCGCGGCGCAGGACGGTCAGATCGGGCAGGTATGCTATGGGTCGGGAAAGGCAGGGGTCAACGGCCTTGTCCTGCCGATGGCGCGGGACCTGATGGATCTCGGGATCCGCGTAAACGCCGTCATGCCGGGCATCTTTGCGACGCCACCGATGTTGCGCTTCAAGGACATGAACCCTGCGATGTGGGACGGATTGAACGCGTCGGTGCCGTTCCCCAAGCGGCTGGGCAAGCCGGAGGAGTTCGCCAGCCTCGTCATGGAGCTGGTACGAAACACCTATTTCAACGCGCAGACGATCCGGCTCGACGGCGCCATCCGCATGCCACCGCGCTGAAACAACCGCCGCGGTGATTGCGCGGGCCGCAATCGAGGTTGCGATAAACGATGGTGCGTTGCGGCACAGATGTCTTGACTCCGGATAATTGATAACCTAGCTTAGCATTATTGAATTGCTCAAAGCTCGTCGAACCGGAGTTTTCGCCATGAACAAGTTTGCGCTGATCCTCGCTGCCGTCGCCCTCACGCCCGCAACTGCCACGTTCGCCACGGAGGCCGTCGAGACCGCGAACGTCGCCACGCCGGTCGTCGGCAAGATGCTGTACAGCACGGGCGGCAAGAAGCTCGCGCCGGTGTACAAGCTCGATGCATCGGGCGCGCCGCAGATCCTGCTGGAAGGCAGAATGATCACGGTTCCGTCGTCGACGCTGAGCGCGGTCGATGGCCGCGTCGAGACCAGCCTGACCAAGAAGGTGCTGATGACGAGCAACTGATCGCTCGCCATCTGGCTTGCGAAAAGGGCGCCGCGGTCATCGATCGCGGCGCCCTTTTTGCATATTGCCGGATGGCATCGCGCGGTCGCTGCGCGGCAGGCTTTACGTCACTTCGCAGCGGCCACGTTCGCCGCGAGCTTGTCCAGATACCCCTCCAGCCGTGCGAGATCGTCGGGCTCGAAGCCCGCGAACAACGCTTCCTCATGCGCTTCGGCAACCGTGCTGATGCGGTCCAGCAGAGCATCGGCCGCGTCGGTCAGATGGATGCAATAGGCGCGACGGTCGTCTTCCTTGGGTTTGCGCACCAACATCCCGTCGCTGCACAACCGATCGATCGACCGGCCGACCGACGCTTCCGATATCTCGAGGATCTCGGCGACCTCGCGCTGCGTCACGCCGGGACGGCGGGCGATCACCGCGACCAGCGTCCATTGCGACCGCGTTATGCCGATCGCCGCGACGCTCTGATCGAAGCGCTTGTGCATCTGCCGTGCGGTGACGGTCAGCTTGAGCGAGATGCCGCGCTTGCCGCTGGGGAGTTTGACGAGCTGGCCTTGGGTCAGGATGTCGTGCAAATCAAAGCCGTTCGATAATGATGGCCGGAGCCATGCCACCGGCGGCGCACATGGTGATCAGCGCGTAGCGCCCCCCGGTGCGCTCCAGTTCGTCGAGCGCGGTGCCGATCAACACCGCACCGGTCGCGCCGATCGGATGACCGAGCGCGATGGCCCCGCCATTGGGATTGATCTTGGCGCGGTCGATGCCGAGATCGCGAATGAACTTCTCGACGACGACCGCGAACGCTTCGTTGACCTCGAAGACGTCGATATCGGCGACCGTCAGCCCGGCCTTGGCCAGCACCTTGCGGGCCGCGGGGACCGGGCCGTTGAGCATCAGGGTCGGGTCGTCGCCGACATTGGCCATCGCCACGACGCGGGCACGCGGCGTCCATCCCTGGCTGTCGGCATAGGCCTTCGAGGCCAGCAGCAGCGCCGCCGCACCATCGACCACGCCGGATGAAGTGCCGACATGGTGGACCGGCTCGAACTCAAGCTCCGGATAGCGTTGCTGGATTAGCTGCTTGAAGGTCGGGCCACCCGGCGTCGAGGGCAGGTCGTAGAACATGCCGAACGCGGGCTTGAGGCCGGCCAGGCTGTCCGCGGTCGTTTCGGGGCGGGGATATTCCTCGTGCGCGAGGATCGTGGTGCCCGTGTCGTCGACGACCGGCACCGTCGAGCGATCGAAGCGCCCCTCGGCGATCGCGATGCCGGCGCGCCGCTGGCTCTCCGCGCCGAACGCCTCGAGCTCGGCGCGGCTGATCCCCTCCATCGCGGCGATCGCATCGGCGGCGACGCCTTGGTTGGTCTGCGGATGCTTCTCCTGCAGCCGGGCGTTGCCGGTGCCGAGGCCGCTGGCGGCACTGACCTTGGCTTCGCGCATCTTCATGCCGAAATCGGTGACATGGCTCATCATCTCGGTGCCTCCGGCGATGACGAGGTCTTCCATGCCCGACATGATCTGCCCCGCGGCGAGGCTGGTGGCGGTGATGCCAGAGCCGCAGAAGCGATCGAGCGTGACGCCGCTGGCGCGCGTGTCGTAGCCGGCGTCGAGCGCCGCCATCCGTCCCATGTCGCCGCCCTGCAAGCCGATCTGCGCGCTGGTGCCCCAGATGATGTCGTCGACGTCCTCGGTCTTGAGGTGGTTGCGATCCTTGAGCGCGGCCAGCACGGTCGCCGCGAGGTGCTGCGGATGCATGCCCGAATAGGCGCCCTTGCCGGTCTTGCCCACGCCGCGCGGAGTGCGGACGGCATCGATGATGTAGGCGTCGGCCAAAGCGCATTCCTCTCGTCCGTTGGTCGCGGCCGATATCGCATGCGGCACGCGCCCACGCCAGCATGGTACGATCGTGACAGCGATTTCTCGCAACGTCGCTTCCCAGCCCCAGGCACGGCCGATACCACGGCGGCCGGCAATGATCGGAAGGACTTGCGTGGCAGCGGTGGACGAACCGGAACGGCGCGTCGGCGCGTTGGCGCCCCTGCGCGAGCCGGTGTTCCGTCGCATCTGGACGGCAAGCGTGCTGTCCAATTTCGGGCAGCTGATCCTGGGTGTCGGCGCGGCGTGGGAGATGACGCTGCTCAGCGCTTCGCCCAGCCTGGTCGCCGGCGTACAGACCGCTCTGATGCTCCCGCTGATGCTGGTCGCGGTGCCCGCGGGAGCCGTCGCCGACATGTTCGACCGGCGACGGATCGCGATGGCCGGGCTGGCATTCTCGGCGACGTGCGGCGCGGTCCTGACGGCGCTGGCGTGGGCGGGGATGACGACCCCTTGGGTCCTGCTCGCGTTCTGCTCGCTGATCGGCGCTGGCGTCGCGCTCTACAGCCCGTCCTGGCAGGCCTCGATCAGCGAACAGGTGCCGCCCGCGCACCTGCCGGCCGCCATCGCGCTGGGATCGATCAGCTACAATGTCGCGCGCAGCTTCGGGCCGGCGCTGGGCGGGTTGATCGTGCTCGCGGCCGGCGCAAAGGCCGCATTCGCGATCAACGCAGTGTGCTACCTGCCGCTGCTGTTCGCCTTCTACCTGTGGAACCGCCGCCACATACCCTCGCGCCTGCCGCCCGAGCGGATCGACCGCGCCATCGTGACCGGTGCGCGGTACGCGCTGCATTCCGGATCTGTGCGCACCGTATTGGTGCGGGCGTTCCTGTTCGGCCTGGCGGGTGCGTCGTCGGGAGCGCTCGCGCCGTTGATCGCCAGGCAACTCCTCGGCGGCGATGCCAGCGTCTACGGCACCATGCTGGGCGCGGGCGGGGTCGGCGCGGTTGCCGGCGCGCTGTGCGTCGGATGGATCAGCCACCGGCTCGGCAACGAGGCCGCGAGCCGCCTGATGGCGCTGATCGGCGGCGTGGCGATCGTGGTGACCGGACTCAGCCGGTCGCTGCCGTTGACCTGCATCGCGCTGTTCGTCTCGGGCGCGGCGAACATCGTCACGATCGCGATGTTCAACATATCGGTCCAGCTGGCGGCACCACGCTGGGTCACGGCACGGGCGCTGTCCCTGTTCTCGTCGGCGCTGACCGGCGGGATCGCGATCGGGTCGGTCCTGTGGGGCGTGGTGGCGGGGCACTGGGCGGTCGATGTCGCGGTCATGGCATCGGGCGCGGCGCTGTGCGCGACACCGCTGCTGGCTTTCCTCTTCCCGTTGCCGGTGACGGTGGTCACCGGGGTCGAGGCGGTCGAGATCACGCACGAGCCCGAAGTGGCGATGGCGTTGACGATGCGCTCGGGGCCGGTGGTGATCGAAGTGGACTATTGCATCGATCCCGACCTGGCGCGGCCGTTCTACGACGCGATGCGCCAGGTGCAGCGGTCACGCCTTCGGAACGGGGCGTTCAACTGGTCGCTGTCGCGCGATATCGGCGATCCCGCCTTGTGGACCGAACGGTACCAGTTCCCGACATGGAGCGACTACCTGCGCACGCGCGAGCGCTTCACCCAGGCGGATGTCGCGGCCCAGCAGGCCGCCGACGCGTTCATCTCGGCCGATGTCGCAAAGAAGGTTCGACGGCGGCTGGAGCGACCGTTCGGCTCGGTTCGGTGGCGTGCGGACTCCCCCGATCCGCACCAGGATACGATCGGCTATCTCGGACCCTAGGCCAGGAGGCGGCTTCACCCGCCATGGGGGATATCGCCGAAGCGATCATCGTTGCGCTCGCCTTGCCATGGCCCGCCAACGTCTCGCAGATGTCGGGGCAACGACCGGTGACATTGCGGCGCCGAAGCCGTTCGCACCGGCCTACGGGAGAGCATGGTGCAGCATTTCACCCAGGACACGGTGCCGGACCTGCCACCCGACAAGCTGCCGAGCATGGCGTACCGGTCGTATTTCCTGTTCGTGATGGTTCTGGTGTCGGCGTGCGTCGTGTCCGAACGCTACATCCTCTTCGTGCTGGTGGAGCCGATCCGCCGGGACCTCGGGCTGACCGATTTCCAGATCGGCCTGGTCAAGGATCTGGCGCTCGCGATCGTCTATATCGTCGCCGTCGTTCCCTTCGCGCGGCTGTCCGGCACCTGGTCCAAAAAGGGCATCGTCGCGGGCGCGGCGGCGGTGTGGAGCGTTTCGGTCCTGGTCTGCGCGTACGCGAAGAACTTCTGGGTGCTGCTCCTCGGGCGGGCCGGGATCGGGATGGGCGACGGCGCCTTCACGCCGCCCTCGCAGGCTTGGATCGCCGATCTCTTCCCGCCCAAGCAGCGCGGCACGGCGCTGTCGATCTTCCTGCTCGGCGCGTCGCTCGGCGCGTTCGCGGGGCCGAGCTTCGGGGGCTGGGCGGCGCACGCCTATGGGTGGCGCGAGGCGCTGTTGCTGGCGAGCATACCGGGCTTCGTGCTGGTGCCGATCGTGTGGTTCACGCTGCGCGACGTCCGGCCGGGACTGGCCGACGGCAGCACTGCCAACCACCTCGTCAGGCAACCGTTCGGCGTCGCCTTTCGCGAGCTCATGGCGATCCGGACCTTTCCGCTGCTGGTCGGCGCGTCGGCACTCAATACGTTGCTGACGATGGGCATGATCAGCTGGGCGCCGGCGTTCATGGAGCGCACGCACGGGATGGCCGCGCGCGACGCAGGGGTGCAGATGGGCGGCGCGCTGTTCATCGGCTCGCTGGTCGGGCACCTCCTCGGTGGACCGCTCGCCGACCTTCTCGGCCGGCGCAACGTGCGCTGGTATCTGTGGGTGCCGATGATCTCGGGCGCGCTGGCGGTCTGCGTCGGGCTGCTGATCCTGACCGGGCCGGCGAGCCGCGTGTTCCCGTTGTTCGGACTGCAGCTACTGATCGGGGGATTGGCCGCCGCGCCGCTGATGGCGGTGGTGACGGGACTGGCGCCGGTGTCGTCGCGCTCGACCGCAGTCGCGATCCTGATGGTCGCGATCAACGTGATCGGCCTGGGCGGCGGGCCGGTCTTCGTCGGCTGGCTGAGCGACGCGCTGCACCCGGTCTATGGCGAGAATTCGCTCGGCATGGCGATGCGCTGGTCGATGCTCGCGGGCATCCCCAGCACCATCCTCGCCTATCTCGCAAGCCGGACCTACAAGGCGGATGCCGAGGCGGCACGGGCGCGGCTGGCAGCCGGCATGGCGCCGATGGGGGCGATATGAGGCGCGCAATCGCCCTCGGCGCGCTCGCGATCGCCGGGACGCTGGCGGCGCAGACGATGCCCGGCCCATCGCGATTGGCGCGTGGCTATCTGGCCGAACCCGCACCCGTCGACAGCATCCTGCTCTCGCCTGCGCCGCCCGCCGCCGGATCGCCCGCGGAGGCGCGCGACGTCGCGGCGGCCCAGGCCGCGCTGGGGTTGGCGGGCGGCCCGCGCTGGAGCCTGGCCACCAAGGATGCCGACCTTTTCGCGCCGGACGTGACGGCCGCATTCTCCTGCGCCGCGGGACGCGAGATCGGCGCAACCGCAACGCCGGCGACCAACCGGCTGCTGCGTCGCACCCTCGCCGACTTCGGCCTGTCGACCTCCGCCATCAAGCGCAAATTTCAGCGTTCGCGGCCGTTCATGGCGAACGGCCGGCCCAGCTGCACGCCCGCGGCCGAGCCGATGCTCAAGTCGGACGGGTCCTATCCGTCCGGGCATAGCGCGATCGGCTATGGCTGGGGGCTGATCCTCGCCGAACTGGTACCAGACCGGGCCGACGCACTGGTCGCGCGGGGGCGTGCCTTCGGCGACAGTCGCCGGGTCTGCAACGCGCATTGGCTGAGCGACACCGAAGAGGGGCGGATCGCGGGTGCGGCGGTGCTCGCGCGGCTGCATGCGGACGCTGCGTTCCGCGCCGACCTCGACGCGGCACGCAGCGAGCTGCTGGCGGTCAGGGCCGTGCCCCCGACGCACGATTGCGCCGCAGAGTCCGCCGCGCTCGACCTCACTCGCTGAAATCCCGGAGACCGCATGACCGACATCATTCCCCGCATC
This sequence is a window from Sphingomonas ginsenosidivorax. Protein-coding genes within it:
- a CDS encoding SDR family oxidoreductase — encoded protein: MKIDTSLSAIVTGGASGLGLATATALAAAGVKVAIFDIAENGDAVAAGIGANFHHVDIMSEESALAGFESARSANGQERILVHCAMVAKGGKTVSRDKATGGFKRLSTEDFAVSAQGILVASYRMASIAALGMAALEPLEDGERGTIILTSSAAAQDGQIGQVCYGSGKAGVNGLVLPMARDLMDLGIRVNAVMPGIFATPPMLRFKDMNPAMWDGLNASVPFPKRLGKPEEFASLVMELVRNTYFNAQTIRLDGAIRMPPR
- a CDS encoding MarR family winged helix-turn-helix transcriptional regulator is translated as MHDILTQGQLVKLPSGKRGISLKLTVTARQMHKRFDQSVAAIGITRSQWTLVAVIARRPGVTQREVAEILEISEASVGRSIDRLCSDGMLVRKPKEDDRRAYCIHLTDAADALLDRISTVAEAHEEALFAGFEPDDLARLEGYLDKLAANVAAAK
- a CDS encoding acetyl-CoA C-acetyltransferase, translating into MADAYIIDAVRTPRGVGKTGKGAYSGMHPQHLAATVLAALKDRNHLKTEDVDDIIWGTSAQIGLQGGDMGRMAALDAGYDTRASGVTLDRFCGSGITATSLAAGQIMSGMEDLVIAGGTEMMSHVTDFGMKMREAKVSAASGLGTGNARLQEKHPQTNQGVAADAIAAMEGISRAELEAFGAESQRRAGIAIAEGRFDRSTVPVVDDTGTTILAHEEYPRPETTADSLAGLKPAFGMFYDLPSTPGGPTFKQLIQQRYPELEFEPVHHVGTSSGVVDGAAALLLASKAYADSQGWTPRARVVAMANVGDDPTLMLNGPVPAARKVLAKAGLTVADIDVFEVNEAFAVVVEKFIRDLGIDRAKINPNGGAIALGHPIGATGAVLIGTALDELERTGGRYALITMCAAGGMAPAIIIERL
- a CDS encoding MFS transporter, with amino-acid sequence MAAVDEPERRVGALAPLREPVFRRIWTASVLSNFGQLILGVGAAWEMTLLSASPSLVAGVQTALMLPLMLVAVPAGAVADMFDRRRIAMAGLAFSATCGAVLTALAWAGMTTPWVLLAFCSLIGAGVALYSPSWQASISEQVPPAHLPAAIALGSISYNVARSFGPALGGLIVLAAGAKAAFAINAVCYLPLLFAFYLWNRRHIPSRLPPERIDRAIVTGARYALHSGSVRTVLVRAFLFGLAGASSGALAPLIARQLLGGDASVYGTMLGAGGVGAVAGALCVGWISHRLGNEAASRLMALIGGVAIVVTGLSRSLPLTCIALFVSGAANIVTIAMFNISVQLAAPRWVTARALSLFSSALTGGIAIGSVLWGVVAGHWAVDVAVMASGAALCATPLLAFLFPLPVTVVTGVEAVEITHEPEVAMALTMRSGPVVIEVDYCIDPDLARPFYDAMRQVQRSRLRNGAFNWSLSRDIGDPALWTERYQFPTWSDYLRTRERFTQADVAAQQAADAFISADVAKKVRRRLERPFGSVRWRADSPDPHQDTIGYLGP
- a CDS encoding spinster family MFS transporter yields the protein MQHFTQDTVPDLPPDKLPSMAYRSYFLFVMVLVSACVVSERYILFVLVEPIRRDLGLTDFQIGLVKDLALAIVYIVAVVPFARLSGTWSKKGIVAGAAAVWSVSVLVCAYAKNFWVLLLGRAGIGMGDGAFTPPSQAWIADLFPPKQRGTALSIFLLGASLGAFAGPSFGGWAAHAYGWREALLLASIPGFVLVPIVWFTLRDVRPGLADGSTANHLVRQPFGVAFRELMAIRTFPLLVGASALNTLLTMGMISWAPAFMERTHGMAARDAGVQMGGALFIGSLVGHLLGGPLADLLGRRNVRWYLWVPMISGALAVCVGLLILTGPASRVFPLFGLQLLIGGLAAAPLMAVVTGLAPVSSRSTAVAILMVAINVIGLGGGPVFVGWLSDALHPVYGENSLGMAMRWSMLAGIPSTILAYLASRTYKADAEAARARLAAGMAPMGAI
- a CDS encoding acid phosphatase, which encodes MRRAIALGALAIAGTLAAQTMPGPSRLARGYLAEPAPVDSILLSPAPPAAGSPAEARDVAAAQAALGLAGGPRWSLATKDADLFAPDVTAAFSCAAGREIGATATPATNRLLRRTLADFGLSTSAIKRKFQRSRPFMANGRPSCTPAAEPMLKSDGSYPSGHSAIGYGWGLILAELVPDRADALVARGRAFGDSRRVCNAHWLSDTEEGRIAGAAVLARLHADAAFRADLDAARSELLAVRAVPPTHDCAAESAALDLTR